A window of the Physeter macrocephalus isolate SW-GA chromosome 7, ASM283717v5, whole genome shotgun sequence genome harbors these coding sequences:
- the TNIP2 gene encoding TNFAIP3-interacting protein 2, producing MSSGSAGSGEREGAPRAAAALCGLYHEAGQRLRRLQDQLAARDVLIARLRARLAALEGDTAPSLVDALLEQVARFREQLRQRDGGAAEAALRQEIERLSEQLEEKERETQKLMSQPDLEQEKEVALLRRSAAQKGRARAASDILCRSLADETHQLRRTLAATAHMCQHLAKCLDERQHAQGDAGERSPEPARADGDGSVHAVVEKLREENRLLKQKVTHVEDLNAKWQRYDASRDEYVRGLHAQLRGLQAPLEPERPSPPQLMRKEISRLNAQLEEKINDCAEARRELAAARRARDAALERVQMLEQQILVYKDDFTSERVDRERAQSRIQELEERVALLQHQDPREPGSCRIHTGGKTAGYLEIDASELVAPGGWRPGRGSQRPELPAEGGSPGATQRGQGDLQCPHCLQCFSDEQGEELFRHVAECCQ from the exons ATGTCGTCTGGGAGCGCGGGGTCCGGCGAGCGGGAGGGCGCCCCGCGCGCTGCTGCCGCGCTCTGCGGCCTGTACCACGAGGCGGGGCAGCGGCTGAGGCGCCTGCAGGACCAGCTGGCCGCCCGGGACGTCCTCATAGCGCGCCTCCGCGCCCGTCTGGCCGCGCTCGAGGGGGACACGGCGCCGTCGCTCGTGGACGCGCTGCTGGAGCAGGTGGCGCGCTTCCGGGAGCAGCTGCGGCAGCGGGACGGCGGCGCCGCGGAGGCCGCGCTGCGCCAG GAAATCGAGAGACTTTCCGAGCAgctagaagaaaaagagagggagacgCAGAAGCTGATGAGCCAGCCGGACCTGGAACAGGAGAAGGAAGTGGCCCTGCTGAGGAGAAGCGCGGCACAGAAGGGGCGGGCCCGGGCCGCCAGCGACATTCTGTGCCGCTCCTTGGCCGACGAGACCCATCAGCTGCGGAGGACTCTGGCCGCCACCGCCCACATGTGCCAGCATCTGGCCAAGTGTCTGGATGAACGCCAGCACGCACAGGGGGACGCGGGGGAGAGGAGCCCTGAG CCAGCGCGTGCAGATGGGGATGGCTCTGTCCACGCGGTTGTTGAGAAGTTACGGGAGGAGAATCGACTGTTGAAGCAGAAGGTGACTCAC GTGGAAGACCTCAATGCCAAGTGGCAGCGCTATGACGCCAGCAGGGACGAGTACGTGAGGGGGCTCCACGCACAGCTGAGGGGGCTGCAGGCCCCCCTTGAGCCGGAGAGGCCCTCCCCGCCCCAGCTGATGAGGAAGGAGATCTCCCGGCTCAATGCACAGTTGGAGGAGAAAATCAACGACTGTGCAGAAGCGAGGCGGGAGCTGGCGGCCGCGAGGAGGGCCCGGGACGCCGCGCTGGAGCGGGTGCAGATGCTGGAGCAGCAG ATCCTCGTGTACAAGGACGACTTCACGTCCGAGAGGGTCGACCGGGAGCGGGCTCAGAGTCGGATCCAGGAGTTGGAGGAACGGGTGGCCTTGCTGCAGCACCAG GATCCTCGAGAGCCAGGCTCTTGCCGGATTCACACTGGGGGCAAAACTGCCGGGTACTTAGAGATTGACGCTTCGGAGCTTGTGGCACCCGGTGGctggaggcctgggaggggaTCCCAGCGGCCAGAACTCCCCGCGGAGGGCGGGAGCCCCGGAGCAACCCAGAGAGGCCAGGGGGACCTTCAGTGCCCTCACTGCCTGCAGTGCTTCAGCGACGAACAGGGGGAGGAGCTCTTCCGGCACGTGGCCGAGTGCTGCCAGTGA